The following proteins come from a genomic window of Maylandia zebra isolate NMK-2024a linkage group LG22, Mzebra_GT3a, whole genome shotgun sequence:
- the nup42 gene encoding nucleoporin NUP42 isoform X1 → MPVCNFFLQGRCRYGEKCWNEHPRGGSRGGGGGGGGGYNNNYSNRSSGQQQPRSGGGGFGNRVWVNPSQQKGNYIQPSSFSSHGSDDWGHGGGGGGGGGGGGGGGRRENVKSSDFSFSSQNRFSALNTPSTFDRGSRGGGRPAGGTVGDEDDDKKLEVIQMDMDVWEKSGQWGFSCYYSFKTLVSGFTDLSPEELRLEYYSTRPSGDLQGYMNGINQLLSQWKNRVQELKIMNPATRAALLAELNGAAPQGSSGGFGSTTATGFGSSISSFGSKDFGAPAQASGFSFSASNSGFGSAATQSSSTGFGDILAAPTQPPSGFGTASSSTPSASSFSFASTTTDKPAPASGFGSASGFSFPTGASSSFRVGAPATTGSSSLFGQTSGGFGAAATQPTSGTGSAEGASDSLFSPESKLTEEELSQFKAKKFTLGQIPLKPPPSNLLVV, encoded by the exons ATGCCTGTGTGCAACTTCTTTCTTCAGGGCCGCTGTCGTTACGGCGAAAAATGTTGGAATGAGCACCcaagaggaggaagcagaggaggaggaggaggaggtggtggaggatataacaacaactacagcaaCCGCTCCTCTGGTCAGCAACAGCCCAGAAGTGGAGGTGGAG GGTTTGGAAACAGAGTCTGGGTGAATCCTTCCCAGCAAAAAGGAAACTACATCCAGCCTTCATCCTTCTCTTCTCACGGAAGTGACGACTGGGGTCATGGAGgaggtgggggagggggaggaggaggtggtggtggtggagggcgAAGAGAAAATGTGAAGAGCTCCGACTTTAGTTTCTCAAGTCAAAACAGATTTTCAGCTCTTAATACTCCCAGCACCTTTGACAGGGGAAGCAGGGGGGGAGGAAGGCCAGCGGGAGGAACAGTTGGTGATGAAGACGACGACAAAAAACT GGAAGTTATTCAGATGGACATGGATGTTTGGGAGAAGTCTGGCCAGTGGGGATTCTCGTGTTATTATAGCTTCAAGACACTTGTATCTG GTTTCACTGACCTCTCCCCTGAAGAGCTCCGGCTGGAATACTACTCCACAAGACCTTCAGGAGATCTGCAGGGCTAC ATGAATGGCATCAATCAGCTGCTCAGTCAGTGGAAAAACAGAGTCCAGGAATTGAAGATTATGAATCCAGCCACTCGTGCGGCACTG CTTGCAGAATTAAATGGTGCCGCACCTCAGGGATCTTCAGGTGGGTTTGGTTCGACAACAGCAACTGGATTTGGATCCTCAATCTCCAGCTTTGGAAGCAAAG ATTTTGGTGCACCAGCCCAGGCCAGCGGTTTCAGCTTTTCTGCTTCAAATAGTGGATTTGGCTCTGCAGCCACACAGTCATCTTCAACAGGTTTTGGTGACATCTTAGCAGCTCCCACACAGCCTCCCTCTGGGTTCGGCACTGCGTCCTCCTCTACACCTTCAGCTTCAAGTTTCTCCTTCGCCTCTACCACCACGGACAAACCAGCACCTGCGTCAGGATTTGGATCTGCCTCTGGATTTAGTTTCCCCACTGGAGCAAGCAGCAGTTTCAGGGTTGGAGCCCCTGCgacaacaggaagcagcagtcTTTTTGGGCAGACAAGTGGAGGATTTGGGGCAGCAGCCACTCAGCCCACTTCAGGAACTGGGTCTGCCGAAGGGGCGTCAGATAGTCTGTTTTCCCCTGAGAGTAAACTGACCGAAGAGGAACTGAGTCAGTTCAAGGCTAAGAAATTCACTCTGGGACAGATTCCACTGAAGCCCCCCCCTTCTAACCTGCTAGTGGTGTGA
- the nup42 gene encoding nucleoporin NUP42 isoform X2 has protein sequence MPVCNFFLQGRCRYGEKCWNEHPRGGSRGGGGGGGGGYNNNYSNRSSGQQQPRSGGFGNRVWVNPSQQKGNYIQPSSFSSHGSDDWGHGGGGGGGGGGGGGGGRRENVKSSDFSFSSQNRFSALNTPSTFDRGSRGGGRPAGGTVGDEDDDKKLEVIQMDMDVWEKSGQWGFSCYYSFKTLVSGFTDLSPEELRLEYYSTRPSGDLQGYMNGINQLLSQWKNRVQELKIMNPATRAALLAELNGAAPQGSSGGFGSTTATGFGSSISSFGSKDFGAPAQASGFSFSASNSGFGSAATQSSSTGFGDILAAPTQPPSGFGTASSSTPSASSFSFASTTTDKPAPASGFGSASGFSFPTGASSSFRVGAPATTGSSSLFGQTSGGFGAAATQPTSGTGSAEGASDSLFSPESKLTEEELSQFKAKKFTLGQIPLKPPPSNLLVV, from the exons ATGCCTGTGTGCAACTTCTTTCTTCAGGGCCGCTGTCGTTACGGCGAAAAATGTTGGAATGAGCACCcaagaggaggaagcagaggaggaggaggaggaggtggtggaggatataacaacaactacagcaaCCGCTCCTCTGGTCAGCAACAGCCCAGAAGTGGAG GGTTTGGAAACAGAGTCTGGGTGAATCCTTCCCAGCAAAAAGGAAACTACATCCAGCCTTCATCCTTCTCTTCTCACGGAAGTGACGACTGGGGTCATGGAGgaggtgggggagggggaggaggaggtggtggtggtggagggcgAAGAGAAAATGTGAAGAGCTCCGACTTTAGTTTCTCAAGTCAAAACAGATTTTCAGCTCTTAATACTCCCAGCACCTTTGACAGGGGAAGCAGGGGGGGAGGAAGGCCAGCGGGAGGAACAGTTGGTGATGAAGACGACGACAAAAAACT GGAAGTTATTCAGATGGACATGGATGTTTGGGAGAAGTCTGGCCAGTGGGGATTCTCGTGTTATTATAGCTTCAAGACACTTGTATCTG GTTTCACTGACCTCTCCCCTGAAGAGCTCCGGCTGGAATACTACTCCACAAGACCTTCAGGAGATCTGCAGGGCTAC ATGAATGGCATCAATCAGCTGCTCAGTCAGTGGAAAAACAGAGTCCAGGAATTGAAGATTATGAATCCAGCCACTCGTGCGGCACTG CTTGCAGAATTAAATGGTGCCGCACCTCAGGGATCTTCAGGTGGGTTTGGTTCGACAACAGCAACTGGATTTGGATCCTCAATCTCCAGCTTTGGAAGCAAAG ATTTTGGTGCACCAGCCCAGGCCAGCGGTTTCAGCTTTTCTGCTTCAAATAGTGGATTTGGCTCTGCAGCCACACAGTCATCTTCAACAGGTTTTGGTGACATCTTAGCAGCTCCCACACAGCCTCCCTCTGGGTTCGGCACTGCGTCCTCCTCTACACCTTCAGCTTCAAGTTTCTCCTTCGCCTCTACCACCACGGACAAACCAGCACCTGCGTCAGGATTTGGATCTGCCTCTGGATTTAGTTTCCCCACTGGAGCAAGCAGCAGTTTCAGGGTTGGAGCCCCTGCgacaacaggaagcagcagtcTTTTTGGGCAGACAAGTGGAGGATTTGGGGCAGCAGCCACTCAGCCCACTTCAGGAACTGGGTCTGCCGAAGGGGCGTCAGATAGTCTGTTTTCCCCTGAGAGTAAACTGACCGAAGAGGAACTGAGTCAGTTCAAGGCTAAGAAATTCACTCTGGGACAGATTCCACTGAAGCCCCCCCCTTCTAACCTGCTAGTGGTGTGA